TAGGGGATGCCGGGCAGACGGGAATCACCCTCACCATACCCCCCTCCCGGCCGCGCCGGCAGTACCACCGACCCCACCCCGAACCTTCAAGGCCCGCCCGGCACCACCCGCACCGTTCCCGGCCGCCCCGTGCGGTAGCGTGAACCCGTGAGCCTCACTGCGAACGAACTTCAGACGTACCTCAGCGCCCTCGTGACCGGCGACCTGAAACTCTCCACCATGATCTGGGGCCCCCCCGGCGTCGGCAAAAGCAGCGTCGTGGCGCAGGTCGCGGCTAGGCACGGCCTGGACTTCGTGGACGTCCGGCTCTCGCAGCTGGCCCCCACCGACCTGCGCGGCCTGCCCGTCCCCGAGGCCGACGGGCAGGGCGGCGGCGTGTCCCGCTGGTACCCGCCGGAATTCCTGCCGCGCGGCGGGCAGGGCGTGCTGTTCCTCGACGAGGTGAACATGGCCCCCCCCACCATGCAGGGCATGGCACAGCAACTGATCCTCGACCGCCGGGTCGGCAGTTACGTCCTGCCGGACGGGTGGTTCGTGTGGGCCGCCGGGAACCGCAAGGAGGACCGCGCCAGCGTGTTCGACATGCCCGCCCCCCTCGCCAACCGCTTCCTGCACCTCACGGTCCGCCCGGACTTCGACTCGTGGCGCGCCTACGCCCTGGCCCGCGGCCTGCACGAGCACGTCATCGCGTTCCTGACCTTCCGGCCCGAACTGCTGTGGCGCCTCGACCCGCAGCAGCCCGCGTGGCCCAGCCCGCGCGCCTGGGAGATGGCCGCCCGCCTGCACCGCGCCGGACTGGACGCCACGCCCGCCATCGGGGACGCCGCCGGAGCGGAATTCAGCGCCTTCGTGCGCCTGTACGAGCAGCTGCCGGACCTCGGCACCGTCCTTGAGGGACGCGGCGCCGGCCTGAGATTGCCGGACGAACC
This window of the Deinococcus depolymerans genome carries:
- a CDS encoding MoxR family ATPase — its product is MSLTANELQTYLSALVTGDLKLSTMIWGPPGVGKSSVVAQVAARHGLDFVDVRLSQLAPTDLRGLPVPEADGQGGGVSRWYPPEFLPRGGQGVLFLDEVNMAPPTMQGMAQQLILDRRVGSYVLPDGWFVWAAGNRKEDRASVFDMPAPLANRFLHLTVRPDFDSWRAYALARGLHEHVIAFLTFRPELLWRLDPQQPAWPSPRAWEMAARLHRAGLDATPAIGDAAGAEFSAFVRLYEQLPDLGTVLEGRGAGLRLPDEPSVRYAAVVGLAARAGTADEAHHAFTWLADNAGPEWLQLYVATLVSKFQAIGQLADLADLIGRDERLATLVQGTLELTEGL